A single genomic interval of Anolis carolinensis isolate JA03-04 chromosome X, rAnoCar3.1.pri, whole genome shotgun sequence harbors:
- the spring1 gene encoding SREBP regulating gene protein: protein MVQLLGLVWRRLLRKRWVLGVVFGLSLVYFLSSTFKQEERVLWDRNLPQAQDEDHPIAWKVQFSPGNGSQQGNQCRNSVQGKLLITDELGYICERKDVLVNGCCNVDAPGTKLYSCESCLSNGCCSVYEACVSCCLQPNKQQVLENFLNRAAVAFRNLFLSVEDHFELCLAKCRTSSQSVQHENTYRNPIAKYCYGEYPPDLLSV, encoded by the exons ATGGTGCAGCTGCTGGGCCTGGTGTGGCGGAGGCTGCTGCGCAAGCGCTGGGTGCTGGGCGTCGTCTTCGGCCTCTCGCTCGTCTACTTCCTCAGCAGCACCTTCAAGCAG GAAGAGCGAGTGCTATGGGACCGAAATCTCCCCCAGGCGCAAGACGAAGACCATCCCATTGCATGGAAAGTCCAGTTCAGTCCCGggaacggcagtcagcaggggaACCAGTGTCGAAACTCAGTCCAAGGGAAGCTGCTGATCACGGATGAGCTGG GTTATATCTGTGAACGGAAGGACGTGTTGGTGAACGGTTGTTGCAATGTCGATGCACCCGGCACGAAGCTGTACAGCTGTGAGAGCTGCCTGTCAAATGGCTGTTGCAGTGTGTACGAGGCCTGCGTTTCCTGCTGCTTGCAGCCCAACAAG CAACAGGTTCTGGAAAATTTTTTGAATCGAGCGGCAGTGGCCTTCCGGAATCTTTTTCTTTCTGTGGAGGATCATTTTGAGCTGTGTCTGGCAAAATGCAGGACCTCGTCGCAG AGCGTCCAGCACGAAAACACCTATCGGAACCCAATTGCCAAATATTGCTATGGGGAGTACCCCCCCGATCTCTTGTCTGTGTGA